TAACTTAGATAAAAGGAGTGGTTAAAGTGGCTGTAAAAGTTATTAAGCGTACAGAAACGCAAACTGGAACAAGAAAGGTCAAGAAGATCAGAAAGAATGGTTACGTGCCAGCGGTTTTGTACGGGCAGGATATGGAAGCTACGCCCTTGTTGTTGGAGCGGAGCCAGGTTATAAGAGAACGTGTAACGTTAGGACGTTCATTGGAACTTGATGTGGATGGAAAGATTGTCAGGGTCATCGTTAAGGAAGAACAAGTGGATCCCATTTCACAGGAAGTGATTCACTTGGATTTCCAGGCATTGAGTGCTGGAAGCACTGTAACTGTGTCCATACCCATAGTACTGGTAGGCGAACCCGTAGGTATCAAGAAAGGTGGCATATTGGAATTCCCAACTCGTGAAATAGAAGTGGAGTTACCTACTGAAAAGTTAGTTGAACAGGTCACTGTGGATGTTTCAAATATGGACATTGGAGATATCATACACATCGGTGAGCTCGACCTTCCACCCGAGGCTAAAATCTTCGCAGATTTGGAAGAAGTAGTAGTCGCAGTAACAGTTCCAGTGGAAGAAGAAGTAGAAGAGGTCGAGGAAGAAGCAGCAGTTGAAGGTGAACCTGAAGTGATATCTAAGGGCAAGAAGGAAGAAGAGGAGGAAGAGTAATAATATATCCTTTTCATGCTACTAATTGTTGGACTGGGAAACCCGGGTATAGAATACGAGAAGACTAGGCACAACATAGGCTGGTGGGTTTTAGATCTTCTTAGGACTAAGCTCACCGGCCTTAATTTACGTTTACTGTGTTATAGCCGAGTTTATGAATTGAAACATGAATTAAAGAAAGAAGTAGATTTCATCGTTTATCCCCTAACATACATGAACAACAGTGGTAAGGCTGTGAAATGCCTTTACGAGCCTAGAATGGATCTAGTGGTAATTCATGATGATCTTGATTTGACAGTAGGAAAAACCAGAGTACGTTTTGGTGGATCAAGCGCTGGCCACAAAGGGGTATCGTCCATTATTGATGCCTTGGGAACTGATTCATTTTGGCGTGTAAAGGTGGGCATTGGGCGCCCATTCTCAAAACAAGAGGTCATAAACTACGTATTAGGTGAACCCCAGAAGAATGAGAAAGAAGTACTTATCAGGGCAGCAGATTACATAGCTGACCAGTTATGTTTGCTGATCACTGATCGGAATTTTTCACGTTTTCAACAGAACATAAACAGTTTTAATTCCAATGAAAATAACTAGTCAAGATCCGCTGGTTTACTTCGCTGCTGAAGCGAAGGGCTTGGAAGAAAACTTTCCGATTATTTTGCCAGAAGGCGAGAAGCAAGCTTTCTTGGATTACTACTCTGCTCTGGTTGGAGTTTCTCGAGCGATGGTTTACGATGCCAGAGACCTAGTGGAGGAAACCCTGCTACCAGAAGGCGATCCCTTGTTGATAACTAAAGGTACCCCAATGGATGTAGTTCTGAGTTTTCTTAAGTTGACAGGGTATACAAGAGTGGACTTTTGCTATGACAGCTTTCAGTGGGCGAAGCGAGGTTTTGTACTTGACATTTACTCTGACGAGCTCTATAGGTTGGATTTTGACGAGGAAGACCGAGTTGAAAGCATCCGCATAGTGGATTCAGAGACACAAATGTCCATAAGACGAACTGAATATGCCACGCTCTGGACAAGACAAATACCGGTGCGACCTATCGACAGAATGACCCAAGCTGTCATATACGATTCTGAACGTACTTATAGGGAGCTTAGAGCAGTTGAGGTTGAACTGACGTTTCCTATTAGAAAGGTATCGCCAGTTAAAATAGACAAGTTCATATCGGTGCCCAGTTTCAGCATCGACGACTTAACAGCTTACAAGGGCAAGATGGTTCTGGTTACCCAATTTCCCGAGGTGTTTTCGCGCAAACTTGGTTGGCCTGTGTTTGATTCCATTTCGGCAGGGCTGGCTTCCGGGGAAAAAAGGTTTCTGGTTCATGGCAGGATTAGGATGCCCTTCAGCCTCGATGGTTTCGATATACACATTGATCGCGAAGGACTGGGATGGAAAGTTGGGCATCGCAGATCCCTGGAGTTGTCTTGGCACGGGTTGAAGGTTGGGGAACCAGTGCTTCATGTAGACCGAGGCGTCGGTGTTTACGATGGTATTGAGTATGTGGAAGGGAAACCATACTTTTCTATTTCGTACAAAGATGGACATGTTTTGGTTCCTCTGGAGCGTAGTCAAAAGTTAGTTAGGGTTCCTTCGACCATGTCCATTGACAGTTTGGGACCAGCCAGATGGAGTAGAAAGAGTAGAGCTCTTCAGCAGCGAGCTCTGAAGATGAGATCTTTCCTTGAGAACAGGTTTAAGCAGAAGAAGAGCACTCAATCCTTCACTATAGAGCCTGATGAAGAAATTGAAAGCGCATTTGCACAGTCTTTTCAGTTTGAGGAAACTTCTGACCAAAAACAGGCTACTGAAGAACTCCACGCTTGGTTAGCAATCCCTCATCCTGAGGAAGCGTTGATCATAGGAGAATCTGGCGTGGGCAAGACCGAGGTACTTATGCGTGCGGCTGTCGCTGTGGCCTCCGCTGGCTATAAGGCTGTCATTGTGGTTCCTACTAGAGTGTTGGTGGATCAATATATGGCTGCCTATAGTGAACGCATCCAAAGCTGCGGTCTCCTATTGTCTGACGATCCTGCTTTGCCTTGGGACATATTGGTGGGGACTCACAGCCTTTTGAAAAAACAGCTTTATGATGACAAGCTAGCTCTGGTCATATTCGACGAGGAACAGAAGTTTGGAGTGACACACAAAAACTGGTTTCAAGAACATTTCCCGTGGGTCAAAGTTATCTTCAGTAGTGCCACACCCATACCTCGAACGTTTTTCTTGGCACGTCGCGGGTATGTAAAGCTTATACGAATGCACGAGCTGCCTTATGGTAGGCAAAAAGTTACTGTTTTTGCCGATGAATACTCTCCTGATTTAGTAAGGAAAGTGCTATCTGATGAACTAGATCGGGGTGGATTGGTCATTTACATTCACCCGACTATTGAAGGTATTGACCTTAGAGCTTTGGAACTTCAGCAGATGTTCTTGGACGCGGAAATAGAGGTTCTCCATGCTCGGATGACCGATAAACGGATAAAGTCCATATTCAAAAAGCTGCAAGAGGGAAAAATAGATATTCTTGTTGCCACCACTATCATGGAAGCAGGTGTGGATTTGCCTATTGCGAACACCATCGTCGTAGAAGACGCCACTCATTTGGGTGTATCGCAGATGTATCAACTTAAAGGTAGAGTGGGAAGAAACAGTGTCAAGGGCTATGCTTGGTTTCTTTATCCGCCGACGGCTTCCCCAGCTACGCGAAGTCGCATACACTCTACTGTGAAGTTGCTCAATTATTCTGATAGTTATGCTCTTGCGGAATTGGATACACGTTACCGTGGGATTGGTGAGATTTTCGGTATACGGCAACATGGCTTGGTCAAACAAGAAGACGTGTTTGCTGTGGATGCACTGCTGGAGCAAACGTATAGGGAAGAAGAAACTGAAATTGTGTCTTGGCCAATTAAGATGAACATACCTGAATGGATCTTGCCTGAGCCTGAAAGAAGTAATTTACTCAAGGACATTCTGGACGCTGATACAGAACGGGAGCTTATGCAACTGTTCTTGATGTTCAAAGATCTTGTGGGGCA
The genomic region above belongs to Coprothermobacter proteolyticus DSM 5265 and contains:
- a CDS encoding 50S ribosomal protein L25, encoding MAVKVIKRTETQTGTRKVKKIRKNGYVPAVLYGQDMEATPLLLERSQVIRERVTLGRSLELDVDGKIVRVIVKEEQVDPISQEVIHLDFQALSAGSTVTVSIPIVLVGEPVGIKKGGILEFPTREIEVELPTEKLVEQVTVDVSNMDIGDIIHIGELDLPPEAKIFADLEEVVVAVTVPVEEEVEEVEEEAAVEGEPEVISKGKKEEEEEE
- the pth gene encoding aminoacyl-tRNA hydrolase, with the protein product MLLIVGLGNPGIEYEKTRHNIGWWVLDLLRTKLTGLNLRLLCYSRVYELKHELKKEVDFIVYPLTYMNNSGKAVKCLYEPRMDLVVIHDDLDLTVGKTRVRFGGSSAGHKGVSSIIDALGTDSFWRVKVGIGRPFSKQEVINYVLGEPQKNEKEVLIRAADYIADQLCLLITDRNFSRFQQNINSFNSNENN
- a CDS encoding helicase-related protein, yielding MKITSQDPLVYFAAEAKGLEENFPIILPEGEKQAFLDYYSALVGVSRAMVYDARDLVEETLLPEGDPLLITKGTPMDVVLSFLKLTGYTRVDFCYDSFQWAKRGFVLDIYSDELYRLDFDEEDRVESIRIVDSETQMSIRRTEYATLWTRQIPVRPIDRMTQAVIYDSERTYRELRAVEVELTFPIRKVSPVKIDKFISVPSFSIDDLTAYKGKMVLVTQFPEVFSRKLGWPVFDSISAGLASGEKRFLVHGRIRMPFSLDGFDIHIDREGLGWKVGHRRSLELSWHGLKVGEPVLHVDRGVGVYDGIEYVEGKPYFSISYKDGHVLVPLERSQKLVRVPSTMSIDSLGPARWSRKSRALQQRALKMRSFLENRFKQKKSTQSFTIEPDEEIESAFAQSFQFEETSDQKQATEELHAWLAIPHPEEALIIGESGVGKTEVLMRAAVAVASAGYKAVIVVPTRVLVDQYMAAYSERIQSCGLLLSDDPALPWDILVGTHSLLKKQLYDDKLALVIFDEEQKFGVTHKNWFQEHFPWVKVIFSSATPIPRTFFLARRGYVKLIRMHELPYGRQKVTVFADEYSPDLVRKVLSDELDRGGLVIYIHPTIEGIDLRALELQQMFLDAEIEVLHARMTDKRIKSIFKKLQEGKIDILVATTIMEAGVDLPIANTIVVEDATHLGVSQMYQLKGRVGRNSVKGYAWFLYPPTASPATRSRIHSTVKLLNYSDSYALAELDTRYRGIGEIFGIRQHGLVKQEDVFAVDALLEQTYREEETEIVSWPIKMNIPEWILPEPERSNLLKDILDADTERELMQLFLMFKDLVGHIPEESKALFAYSLLKVLGNKRGITMIKFNSRGFQLVRENEIQDFKTGSVSSWDAIFAAVECLGGAKEWFEILKA